A genomic region of Candidatus Eisenbacteria bacterium contains the following coding sequences:
- the rpmA gene encoding 50S ribosomal protein L27: MAHKKGVGSSRNGRDSNPQYLGVKRFGGQKVTAGCIIIRQRGTRILPGKNIGRGKDDTLFALINGVVEFKRSGKSRKVVHIVPAA, encoded by the coding sequence ATGGCCCATAAAAAAGGTGTTGGATCTTCCCGGAACGGTCGGGATTCCAATCCCCAATATTTAGGGGTGAAAAGATTCGGTGGCCAGAAGGTCACGGCCGGCTGCATTATCATCCGGCAACGCGGAACGCGGATTCTCCCTGGAAAGAATATCGGCCGGGGCAAAGATGATACGCTCTTCGCGCTCATCAACGGTGTTGTTGAATTCAAGAGGTCCGGAAAATCGCGGAAGGTGGTCCATATTGTTCCCGCGGCATAA
- a CDS encoding CTP synthase → MRERHFIFITGGVVSSLGKGIAAASLGLLLKERGLKVTLQKFDPYLNVDPGTMSPYQHGEVFVTDDGAETDLDLGHYERFTGLNLGQANNVTAGQIYDTVITRERRGDYLGKTVQVIPHVTDEIKHRMVENAAASDADVSIIEIGGTVGDIESLPFLEAIRQLRLDLGREHTLFIHLTLVPYIKAAGEYKTKPTQHSVKGLREIGIQPDILLCRCEEMISRELREKIALFCNVSSEAVIPAVDVASIYEVPLHFHAGGLDRLTLSHFQISAGEPKLESWEELVSVIKGADKEVVIAVCGKYTYLHDAYKSLVEALVHGATANRTRVRIRWVESNKILEDGAEANLLGIHGLLVPGGFGQRGIEGMIQAIQYARENRIPFFGICLGMHCSTIEFARNVSGMEDANSTEFNPDTPYPVISLLPEQRPDLPKGGTMRLGGYLCRLDPDSQAREAYGSDEVQERHRHRYEFNNAYLDTLAAHGLRATGIHPENNLVEIIELDDHPWYVAVQFHPELKSRPRDPHPLFKAFIAASVCHSKSGACVTDVPA, encoded by the coding sequence ATGCGTGAGCGACATTTTATTTTTATCACCGGCGGTGTTGTTTCATCACTGGGGAAGGGTATTGCGGCCGCTTCACTGGGACTGCTTCTCAAGGAGCGGGGGCTGAAAGTCACGCTGCAGAAATTCGATCCCTATCTCAATGTCGATCCCGGCACAATGAGCCCCTATCAGCATGGTGAGGTTTTTGTAACCGATGATGGAGCGGAGACCGACCTCGATCTCGGCCACTATGAGCGGTTCACCGGTTTGAATCTGGGGCAGGCGAATAATGTCACGGCGGGGCAGATTTACGATACCGTTATCACCCGGGAGCGGCGGGGGGATTATCTTGGCAAGACCGTGCAGGTGATCCCGCATGTTACCGATGAAATCAAACACCGGATGGTGGAGAATGCCGCGGCGTCCGACGCCGATGTGTCGATCATTGAGATCGGCGGGACCGTCGGGGATATCGAATCCCTGCCCTTCCTCGAAGCGATCCGGCAGCTCCGTTTGGATTTGGGAAGAGAACACACGCTCTTTATACATTTGACTTTGGTTCCCTACATCAAAGCCGCCGGGGAATATAAAACAAAACCGACACAGCACAGTGTCAAGGGTCTGCGGGAGATTGGTATTCAGCCCGATATCCTCCTTTGCCGGTGTGAAGAGATGATATCGAGGGAACTGAGAGAAAAGATCGCCCTTTTCTGCAATGTCTCCTCCGAGGCTGTTATCCCCGCCGTCGATGTTGCATCGATTTACGAGGTTCCCTTGCATTTCCACGCCGGCGGGCTGGACCGGCTGACTTTGAGTCACTTCCAAATCTCAGCGGGCGAACCGAAGCTTGAATCGTGGGAGGAACTCGTATCCGTCATCAAGGGCGCCGACAAAGAAGTTGTAATCGCCGTTTGCGGGAAGTACACTTATTTGCACGATGCTTATAAAAGTCTTGTTGAAGCTTTGGTGCATGGAGCGACGGCAAATCGAACGCGGGTTCGCATCCGCTGGGTTGAATCCAATAAGATCCTTGAGGATGGCGCCGAGGCCAACCTGCTGGGCATTCATGGGCTTCTCGTGCCCGGCGGTTTCGGACAAAGGGGCATTGAGGGGATGATTCAAGCGATTCAGTATGCGCGCGAAAACCGCATTCCTTTTTTCGGGATCTGCCTCGGGATGCATTGTTCAACGATCGAGTTCGCCCGCAACGTCTCTGGGATGGAGGATGCTAATTCAACGGAGTTCAATCCCGATACTCCTTACCCCGTCATTTCGCTTCTGCCGGAGCAGCGTCCCGATCTGCCCAAGGGGGGCACGATGAGACTGGGCGGTTACCTTTGCCGCCTTGACCCCGACAGCCAGGCCCGCGAAGCCTATGGAAGTGATGAGGTGCAGGAGCGCCACCGCCATCGTTATGAGTTTAACAATGCCTATCTTGACACTTTGGCGGCTCACGGCCTGAGGGCGACGGGGATCCACCCCGAGAACAACCTTGTGGAGATCATTGAGCTGGACGATCACCCTTGGTATGTCGCCGTTCAATTTCACCCTGAACTCAAGAGCCGGCCGCGGGATCCGCACCCCCTGTTCAAGGCCTTCATCGCCGCGTCTGTATGTCATAGCAAAT
- the kdsB gene encoding 3-deoxy-manno-octulosonate cytidylyltransferase, which yields MSLTKQRVIGVIPARFASTRFPGKVLARWKGRTILEHVYRRAASVAELDDLWIAVDDDRVFDEACSIGAQVCRTSPAHASGTDRVGEVVEGCRPLPDAVLNIQADEPLVDPASLSLLASALRETPVEMVTLAHPMKDVEEWRNPSVVKVVLDAEGNALYFSRAPIPYDRAGWNETVAVYRHVGLYGFRREALRSFVQAQPSPLERAEGLEQLRALEMGWKIRVLIGSWKSIAVDTPEDLAALDRHGSQHGRGGGSGSIDA from the coding sequence ATGAGTTTAACAAAGCAAAGGGTCATCGGCGTTATTCCCGCGCGTTTTGCTTCCACCCGCTTTCCCGGAAAAGTCCTGGCGAGATGGAAGGGCCGCACCATTCTCGAGCATGTCTACCGCCGCGCCGCATCCGTCGCAGAATTGGACGATCTTTGGATCGCCGTTGATGATGACCGGGTTTTTGATGAGGCCTGTTCCATCGGAGCGCAAGTCTGCCGGACATCGCCCGCCCATGCCAGTGGAACCGATCGGGTGGGGGAGGTCGTGGAAGGCTGCCGGCCGCTCCCGGATGCCGTGTTGAATATCCAAGCGGATGAACCGCTCGTCGATCCGGCATCCCTCTCCTTGCTGGCCTCCGCCTTGCGGGAGACGCCGGTGGAGATGGTGACGCTGGCCCATCCGATGAAGGATGTGGAGGAGTGGCGCAACCCATCTGTCGTCAAGGTGGTCCTGGACGCCGAGGGCAACGCCCTGTATTTTTCCCGGGCCCCGATCCCATATGATCGGGCGGGGTGGAACGAAACGGTGGCTGTCTACCGCCATGTCGGGCTCTACGGCTTCCGCCGGGAGGCCCTCCGGTCTTTTGTACAAGCACAACCTTCGCCGCTGGAGAGGGCCGAAGGCTTGGAGCAATTGAGGGCTTTGGAAATGGGTTGGAAGATCAGGGTCCTGATCGGGTCCTGGAAATCGATTGCGGTCGATACTCCGGAAGATTTGGCGGCATTGGATCGCCATGGGAGTCAACATGGAAGAGGAGGAGGAAGTGGCTCAATCGATGCGTGA
- a CDS encoding Ni/Fe hydrogenase subunit alpha, translating into MKTITVDPITRLEGHGKINIFLDDDGNVQKAIFQVPELRGFEAFAIGRPAEDMPQITSRICGVCPTAHHMAATKALDDLFKVTPPPAAKAIRELVNCAFMTEDHALHFYFLGGPDFVLGPSAPPEQRNILGVVGVVGKEIAGQVIDIRRRLRDLMALCAGKPIHPVFGLPGGVAKAIPESERTQIQQLGRDTVKFAQFSLDLFRKIVLGNKDLLELVTGDIYYNETNYMGLVDADNRLNLYDGDVRVVDPAGKERLKFKPQDYAKHIAEHVEEWTYVKFPYLRDVGWRGFVDGPDSGLYRVAPLARLNVADGMATPLAQAEYERLYETFGGKPVHHTLANHWARLIELLYAAERITELADLPELTSPDIRNLDFGIPSEGVGIVEAPRGTLIHHYKSDERGVLTGCNLIVATVGNSAAICMSIDRAAKKLIKNGNVNEGLLNMVEMAFRAYDPCLSCATHALPGEMPLAVEIIDSKGVIVQRLERR; encoded by the coding sequence ATGAAAACTATAACTGTGGATCCGATTACACGCCTCGAGGGCCACGGCAAAATCAATATTTTTCTTGATGATGACGGCAATGTACAAAAAGCAATTTTCCAAGTTCCGGAACTGAGAGGTTTTGAGGCCTTTGCGATAGGACGCCCTGCGGAGGATATGCCTCAGATCACATCCCGGATCTGCGGAGTATGCCCGACAGCCCACCATATGGCCGCAACGAAGGCGCTGGATGATCTCTTCAAGGTGACACCACCCCCCGCGGCGAAAGCCATCCGCGAATTGGTGAACTGCGCCTTCATGACGGAAGATCATGCCTTGCATTTCTATTTTCTCGGCGGACCCGATTTTGTGCTGGGTCCCTCCGCCCCGCCGGAGCAGCGCAATATTCTGGGCGTCGTCGGCGTCGTCGGCAAAGAAATCGCCGGACAGGTGATTGATATCCGCCGCCGTCTGCGTGATTTGATGGCGCTCTGCGCCGGCAAGCCGATACATCCCGTTTTCGGTCTTCCGGGGGGAGTGGCCAAGGCCATCCCAGAAAGTGAAAGAACGCAAATACAACAACTGGGCCGCGATACCGTCAAATTCGCCCAGTTCTCACTCGATCTCTTCCGAAAAATCGTTCTCGGAAATAAAGATCTCCTCGAACTCGTAACGGGGGATATCTATTATAATGAGACGAATTATATGGGCTTGGTGGACGCCGATAACCGCCTCAATCTGTACGATGGCGATGTGCGCGTCGTCGATCCTGCCGGCAAGGAGCGTCTGAAATTCAAACCTCAGGATTATGCCAAGCATATCGCGGAGCATGTCGAGGAGTGGACCTATGTTAAATTCCCGTATTTGCGGGATGTCGGTTGGAGGGGATTTGTCGACGGACCCGACAGCGGTCTCTACAGGGTCGCACCTCTGGCTCGGTTGAATGTCGCCGATGGCATGGCGACCCCGCTGGCGCAGGCCGAATACGAGCGTCTTTATGAGACATTCGGCGGCAAGCCGGTCCACCATACCCTGGCGAATCACTGGGCTCGTCTGATCGAACTCCTCTATGCCGCAGAGCGGATCACTGAGCTGGCGGACCTTCCTGAGCTGACATCACCCGATATCCGCAATCTCGATTTCGGCATTCCATCGGAAGGTGTGGGGATTGTTGAAGCGCCCCGCGGCACCCTGATTCATCACTATAAGTCTGATGAACGGGGTGTGCTTACGGGCTGCAATTTGATTGTGGCCACGGTCGGGAATTCCGCGGCTATCTGCATGTCAATCGATCGCGCGGCGAAGAAGCTAATAAAAAACGGCAATGTCAACGAAGGATTGTTAAATATGGTTGAAATGGCGTTCCGCGCCTATGATCCCTGCTTGTCCTGTGCAACCCATGCGCTACCCGGAGAAATGCCGCTGGCGGTGGAGATCATCGATTCAAAAGGTGTAATAGTACAGCGATTGGAAAGGAGATAA
- a CDS encoding Rne/Rng family ribonuclease produces MFREIVINAEPMETRIAVLEDATLVELLVERTTERRIVGDIYKGRVTAVLPGMQAAFIDIGLSRTAFLHASDMLQAMIDFKEFELDDEADANYRRTARNIEIQDVLEKGQEILVQIVKEAIGTKGPKVSGRISLPGRYLVLMPGMDHIGVSRKVEDREERYRLKTILRELKPGNAGLICRTVGEGKGHKEFEQDVQYLVDLWHDIETKSADMETPALVHQEMTLVTGLIRDLFTEEVNRVVIDSREIYRSILGYLKSFTPELKGRIKLYKGEGPIFDEYGIETEIERALQHKVWLKKGGYIVIDHTEALVSIDVNTGRFTGKKNQEETILKTNLEAGQEIARQLRLRDMGGIVIIDFIDMEMESSKRQVYDSFRQALRGDRARTKVYPISDLGIVEMTRQRERPSLYHYFTQDCPTCEGAGKIFSLSTTSLKLERLLQRIHAQSGERQVQIRIHPVVAGYLLDERAERMAELEKNWGMRLDIREDPRLKRDEIRIFFPRTQKDVTEDFQPKSK; encoded by the coding sequence GTGTTTCGTGAGATTGTTATCAACGCCGAGCCGATGGAGACCCGGATCGCCGTTTTGGAAGACGCCACGCTGGTTGAGCTGCTCGTGGAGCGGACGACGGAGCGGCGCATCGTCGGAGATATCTACAAAGGCAGGGTAACAGCCGTCCTTCCGGGAATGCAGGCTGCTTTTATCGATATCGGCCTCAGTCGAACCGCGTTTTTACATGCCTCTGACATGCTCCAGGCGATGATTGATTTCAAGGAATTCGAATTGGATGACGAAGCGGATGCCAACTATCGCCGAACGGCCAGAAATATCGAGATCCAAGATGTCTTGGAGAAGGGGCAGGAGATCCTCGTCCAGATCGTCAAGGAGGCGATCGGAACCAAGGGGCCAAAAGTCTCCGGGCGTATCAGCTTGCCGGGCCGCTATCTCGTTCTCATGCCGGGCATGGACCATATAGGTGTCTCCAGGAAGGTCGAGGATCGGGAAGAACGGTACCGTCTCAAGACTATCCTGCGGGAACTCAAACCCGGGAATGCCGGCCTTATCTGCCGCACGGTAGGAGAGGGTAAGGGTCACAAGGAGTTCGAGCAGGATGTCCAATATCTTGTCGATCTCTGGCACGATATCGAAACAAAGTCCGCCGACATGGAAACCCCCGCCCTGGTCCATCAGGAGATGACCCTCGTTACCGGTCTGATTCGCGATCTCTTTACGGAAGAGGTCAACCGCGTCGTCATTGACTCGCGGGAGATCTATCGATCGATTCTCGGGTACCTCAAATCGTTTACCCCCGAGCTGAAGGGCCGGATCAAGCTCTATAAAGGTGAGGGGCCGATTTTTGATGAATATGGGATCGAGACCGAGATCGAGCGGGCTTTGCAGCATAAGGTCTGGCTGAAAAAGGGCGGATATATCGTTATCGATCATACAGAAGCCCTCGTTTCGATCGATGTGAACACAGGGCGGTTCACCGGCAAGAAGAATCAGGAAGAAACGATCTTAAAGACGAATCTCGAAGCGGGGCAAGAGATTGCCCGCCAGCTCCGCCTGAGGGATATGGGCGGTATCGTGATCATCGATTTTATCGATATGGAGATGGAATCGAGCAAGCGCCAGGTCTATGACTCCTTCCGCCAGGCCCTGCGGGGTGACCGCGCCAGGACAAAGGTTTATCCGATCTCTGATCTGGGGATCGTCGAGATGACGCGGCAGCGGGAGCGGCCCAGTCTCTACCATTACTTCACACAGGATTGCCCAACCTGTGAAGGGGCGGGAAAGATCTTTTCCTTGAGCACCACCTCTTTGAAACTCGAGCGCCTTCTGCAACGGATCCATGCCCAATCGGGCGAGCGGCAGGTGCAAATCCGCATTCACCCTGTGGTAGCCGGCTACCTGCTGGATGAACGGGCGGAGCGGATGGCGGAGCTCGAGAAAAACTGGGGGATGCGCCTCGATATTCGCGAGGATCCCCGGTTGAAACGGGATGAGATTCGGATCTTCTTCCCGCGGACCCAGAAAGATGTGACCGAGGATTTCCAACCCAAATCGAAATAA
- a CDS encoding hydrogenase iron-sulfur subunit, translating into MGAVPASLLAPAAPLRLGISPITNFGWRFRRCSVTDVKLLTFVCNWCSYGGADTAGGLKLECPPGVRLVRVMCSGRVDAQLILEGFRSGADGVLVLGCHPGDCHYKEGNYVAQKRAPLLARMLEQFGIERERFRIDWVSAGEGERFSKVVNAMYDNVARLGPLELVDRKVEGSMR; encoded by the coding sequence ATGGGTGCGGTACCTGCGTCGCTGCTTGCCCCAGCGGCGCCGCTGAGGCTCGGCATTTCACCGATCACCAACTTCGGGTGGAGATTTCGGAGGTGCTCAGTGACTGACGTAAAACTCCTTACGTTTGTTTGCAACTGGTGTTCCTACGGCGGCGCCGATACCGCCGGCGGTCTCAAACTCGAGTGTCCGCCCGGAGTGCGCCTCGTGCGCGTGATGTGCTCCGGCAGGGTGGATGCACAACTGATACTCGAGGGGTTCAGATCCGGCGCGGATGGGGTATTGGTTCTCGGATGCCACCCCGGCGATTGCCATTATAAGGAAGGAAATTATGTGGCTCAGAAGCGCGCGCCGTTGCTCGCCCGAATGCTGGAACAGTTCGGTATTGAGAGGGAACGTTTCCGGATTGATTGGGTCTCTGCCGGGGAAGGAGAGCGGTTCAGTAAAGTGGTGAATGCGATGTATGACAATGTCGCCCGACTCGGCCCTCTTGAACTGGTTGATCGGAAGGTGGAGGGCTCAATGCGATGA
- the rplU gene encoding 50S ribosomal protein L21, whose amino-acid sequence MYAVVAFQGFQYRVSPDDRIQVPCYKAEVGDSVTLSDVLLVGGGDEVLIGRPTVAGAHVAAEVVSHLRGKKIIVAKYKKRKAYRRRNGYRSDLTELRILDINVGSGRVAKPIAKETEGGE is encoded by the coding sequence ATGTATGCGGTTGTCGCTTTTCAAGGTTTTCAATATAGGGTCAGCCCTGATGATCGGATTCAGGTGCCCTGCTACAAGGCGGAAGTTGGGGATTCGGTGACCCTTAGCGATGTTTTGCTTGTCGGCGGCGGCGATGAGGTTCTCATCGGCCGGCCTACGGTTGCCGGCGCGCACGTTGCGGCAGAGGTGGTTTCCCATCTCAGAGGCAAGAAGATTATTGTCGCCAAGTATAAGAAGCGTAAGGCTTACCGTAGGAGAAACGGATACCGCTCCGATCTCACCGAATTGAGGATCCTCGATATCAATGTCGGATCCGGGCGCGTGGCCAAGCCCATCGCGAAAGAGACCGAGGGAGGGGAATAG
- a CDS encoding oxidoreductase, giving the protein MIKQKPKVAFYWCASCGGCEETVVDLNAAILDVADAVDIVLWPVALDFKYHHIEALKDGDIAVSFINGAIRTNEQAHISKLLRQKSGLVVAFGSCAHTGGIPGLANLTSREEIFRTSFHESPTVVNASGTVPQEDSLADGMPVRLPAFWEEVHTLDQWIDVDYYIPGCPPPPALVLSAVTAILEGKLPEKGSVLAPAKALCDTCPRRKTKSENTKITKIHRPHEIIADPEICFLEQGIICCGPATRSGCGEVCINGNMPCTGCFGPPPGVIDQGAKLISAISSLFNAKTKEEAMEMARQVVDPAGTFHRYTVPSSLLGCRIHKKAAMPADGRMDREAA; this is encoded by the coding sequence ATGATAAAACAAAAACCCAAAGTCGCATTTTATTGGTGTGCATCATGTGGCGGCTGCGAGGAAACGGTGGTTGATCTCAATGCGGCGATCCTTGATGTCGCCGATGCCGTGGACATTGTGCTGTGGCCTGTGGCGCTTGATTTCAAGTATCACCACATTGAAGCGCTCAAAGACGGCGATATCGCCGTCAGTTTCATCAATGGCGCCATTCGAACCAATGAACAAGCCCACATCTCGAAATTGCTGCGCCAAAAATCGGGACTCGTGGTTGCTTTTGGGTCCTGTGCGCATACGGGCGGCATACCCGGCCTGGCGAATTTGACATCGCGGGAAGAGATCTTCCGGACTTCCTTTCATGAATCACCGACGGTCGTGAACGCATCGGGAACGGTTCCGCAGGAGGATTCGCTGGCCGATGGGATGCCGGTTCGCCTGCCGGCTTTCTGGGAAGAGGTGCACACTCTCGATCAATGGATCGATGTGGACTATTACATTCCCGGTTGTCCGCCGCCGCCTGCTCTGGTCTTGAGCGCCGTGACGGCGATTCTGGAAGGGAAACTCCCAGAGAAGGGATCCGTTCTGGCTCCCGCTAAAGCTCTCTGTGATACCTGTCCGCGGCGTAAAACAAAGTCGGAGAATACGAAAATCACCAAAATCCACCGGCCTCATGAGATCATTGCCGATCCTGAAATCTGCTTCCTCGAACAAGGCATTATCTGTTGCGGACCGGCTACACGCAGCGGGTGCGGTGAGGTCTGTATTAACGGGAATATGCCCTGTACCGGTTGTTTTGGACCACCCCCGGGCGTTATCGATCAGGGGGCGAAACTCATTTCGGCAATCTCCTCCCTTTTCAACGCGAAGACAAAAGAAGAGGCGATGGAAATGGCCCGCCAGGTTGTGGATCCCGCCGGAACCTTCCACCGATACACCGTTCCGTCCTCGCTCTTGGGATGCCGGATCCATAAGAAGGCCGCGATGCCCGCAGACGGCAGGATGGATAGGGAGGCTGCATGA
- a CDS encoding sulfurtransferase TusA family protein codes for MATEMLNCFGMKCPQPVLKMAIVSRKLAPGTVLEISADCPEFPVDIKKWCEKQGKVLIACNALGGGQFKAQVQF; via the coding sequence ATGGCTACCGAAATGCTCAACTGCTTTGGTATGAAGTGCCCTCAACCTGTTCTCAAGATGGCGATCGTGTCGAGAAAGCTGGCACCGGGTACGGTGCTCGAGATAAGCGCCGATTGCCCTGAATTTCCTGTCGACATTAAAAAGTGGTGCGAGAAGCAGGGCAAGGTCCTCATTGCCTGCAACGCTTTGGGGGGCGGTCAATTCAAGGCTCAGGTTCAATTCTAA
- a CDS encoding hydrogenase maturation protease, whose product MKTQSRGLCVLGLGNPILTDDGAGIRTVELVQEDRARFAGDIPVNFRTLCIGGYDLLYEVEGYDALLVVDAFFSTESVPGHVRFLQGDDLISGDAAPPSAHMLNLPSALRMGRKLGYRTPNLIGVVAIEVGETCQDFGESLTPEVSSAVPIAAEMVSKLVTDYISKC is encoded by the coding sequence ATGAAGACTCAATCTAGGGGATTGTGTGTCCTTGGACTCGGCAATCCGATTCTGACCGATGACGGCGCGGGAATAAGGACTGTAGAACTCGTCCAAGAGGACAGGGCTCGGTTTGCCGGTGATATCCCCGTGAACTTCCGGACACTTTGCATCGGTGGATATGATCTCCTTTACGAAGTTGAGGGATATGACGCCCTTCTCGTTGTGGATGCTTTTTTCTCCACCGAATCGGTTCCGGGGCATGTTCGCTTCCTGCAAGGGGACGACCTGATCTCCGGTGACGCCGCCCCTCCCTCGGCCCATATGCTGAATCTGCCCTCAGCCCTTAGGATGGGCCGGAAATTGGGCTACCGAACCCCGAATCTCATCGGGGTGGTGGCTATTGAGGTGGGCGAGACATGCCAGGATTTCGGGGAGTCTCTGACCCCCGAGGTTTCCTCCGCTGTTCCCATCGCCGCTGAAATGGTGTCGAAATTGGTAACGGATTACATTTCAAAATGTTGA